In Vitis vinifera cultivar Pinot Noir 40024 chromosome 17, ASM3070453v1, one genomic interval encodes:
- the LOC100262043 gene encoding benzaldehyde dehydrogenase, mitochondrial, translating into MAARRISSLLSRSLSVSSAFSLSLGKNFNRGKSIHRFSTAAAAAVEELITPTVQINYTQLLINGQFVDAASGKTFPTFDPRTGEVIANVAEGDAEDINRAVSAARKAFDEGPWPRMSPYERSRILLRFADLAEKHNDELAALETWNNGKPYEQAAKAELPLFVRLFRYYAGWADKIHGLTVQADGPHHVQILHEPIGVAGQIIPWNFPLMMFAWKVGPALACGNTIVLKTAEQTPLTALFAAKLFHEAGLPPGILNIVSGYGPTAGAALASHMDVDKIAFTGSTDTGKIVQELASKSNLKPVTLELGGKSPFIVCEDADIDQAVELAHFALFFNQGQCCCAGSRTFVHESVYDEFIEKAKARALSRTVGDPFKKGIEQGPQIDPEQFAKVLRYIRSGIESNATLECGGGRIGSKGYFVQPTVFSNVQDDMLIAKDEIFGPVQSILKYKDLDEVIRRANSTRYGLAAGVFTKNINTANTLTRALRVGTVWVNCFDVFDAAIPFGGYKMSGVGREKGIYSLNNYLQVKAVITPLKNPAWL; encoded by the exons ATGGCGGCTAGGAGGATCTCCTCGTTGCTCTCTCGTTCTCTCTCTGTCTCTTCtgctttttctctttctctag GCAAAAATTTCAACAGAGGGAAAAGCATCCATCGCTTTAGCactgcagcagcagcagcagttGAAGAACTCATCACTCCAACTGTTCAGATAAATTACACTCAACTTCTAATTAATGGGCAATTTGTAGATGCAGCATCGG GAAAAACATTCCCCACCTTTGACCCTCGCACGGGAGAAGTGATTGCTAATGTTGCAGAAGGTGATGCAGAAGATATCAATCGGGCAGTGTCCGCTGCTCGAAAGGCGTTTGATGAAGGACCATGGCCAAGGATGAGCCCCTAT GAAAGGTCGCGGATATTGTTGCGGTTTGCTGATTTAGCCGAGAAACACAATGATGAGCTTGCAGCTCTAGAGACATGGAATAATGGGAAGCCATATGAACAGGCTGCCAAAGCTGAATTGCCACTGTTTGTTCGTCTATTTCGCTATTATGCAG GTTGGGCAGATAAAATCCATGGTTTAACAGTTCAGGCTGATGGCCCACACCATGTTCAGATATTGCACGAGCCAATTGGTGTTGCGGGACAGATTATTCCCTGGAATTTTCCTCTTATGATGTTTGCTTGGAAAGTTGGACCTGCACTAGCATGTGGTAATACCATTGTCCTAAAGACAGCAGAGCAAACACCTTTGACTGCTCTCTTTGCGGCAAAGCTATTTCATGAG GCTGGTCTTCCTCCCGGTATTTTAAATATCGTGTCTGGCTATGGTCCGACTGCTGGTGCTGCTCTTGCTAGTCATATGGATGTGGACAAG ATTGCTTTCACAGGGTCGACTGATACTGGTAAGATTGTACAAGAATTGGCTTCAAAAAGCAATCTTAAACCAGTAACGCTAGAGCTTGGAGGTAAATCACCTTTCATTGTATGTGAGGATGCTGACATTGATCAAGCTGTAGAGCTAGCACACTTTGCTCTGTTCTTTAATCAG GGACAATGCTGCTGTGCTGGGTCTCGGACATTTGTTCATGAGAGTGTATACGATGAGTTTATTGAGAAAGCAAAGGCACGTGCTCTGAGTCGCACGGTCGGTGATCCTTTCAAGAAGGGCATCGAGCAAGGTCCTCAG ATCGACCCAGAGCAATTTGCGAAGGTTCTCAGATACATAAGATCTGGTATTGAAAGCAATGCCACCCTTGAATGTGGAGGTGGAAGAATTGGCTCAAAAGGCTACTTTGTCCAACCCACTGTTTTCTCAAATGTTCAG GATGATATGCTGATTGCAAAGGATGAGATCTTTGGCCCTGTACAATCCATCTTGAAATACAA GGACCTTGATGAAGTGATTAGGAGGGCAAATTCAACGCGATACGGTCTAGCAGCAGGGGTGTTCACAAAGAACATCAACACTGCCAACACCTTGACAAGAGCATTGAGAGTGGGGACTGTATGGGTGAATTGCTTCGATGTGTTTGATGCTGCAATCCCATTTGGTGGGTACAAGATGAGTGGAGTAGGAAGGGAAAAGGGAATCTACAGCCTCAATAACTACTTGCAGGTGAAGGCTGTGATTACTCCACTGAAGAATCCAGCTTGGTTGTGA
- the LOC100241707 gene encoding U-box domain-containing protein 19-like: MFQSFNRSDRRILSFPAVHPCESISPVTLLGSLIALSTSILNYQSKSFPTQKRNARETLRQIGILLIFFEEIQDRRSVLPDSVVLCFSELHLAFQKIQFLLEDCSREGARLWILMKSQFVATQFRVLIRAFATALEVLPLNCIDLTSEVKELVELVAKQARKARFDLDANDECAAKDVIWILNQFEKRIEPDMSVVKRVLDHLEIRSWSECNKEIRFMEELSLECDEREVTLLKSLMGLMSYCRGVMFEEIESSGTDQTEGRCSVEMLSCLNPEDFRCPISLELMTDPVTVSTGQTYDRSSIQKWLRAGNIICPKTGEKLINKELVPNSALRKLIQQFCEDHGVSLAKTETQNSNAARTIAVNSPAAAEATRFLSKFLARRLVSGTGEQKNKAAYEIRLLAKSSVFNRCCLIEAGTVPPLLNLLSSTDAPTQENAIAALLKLSKHSKGKKVIMDSGGLKLILKVLKVGPRLESRQIAAATLFYLASVDKYRSLIGETPEAIPSLVELIKTGTTIGKMHAVVAIFGLLLCRENCPRVLAAGTVPLLVHLLASSVKEDLATESLAALAKLSEHIDGSLAILRASGLPLITKILQSSPSRTGKEYCVSILLSLCINGSIEVTVDLAKDPTLMTSLYSLVTEGTSHGSKKACSLLKIIHKFLETDSSGLRSSQVPQERFLRVR, encoded by the coding sequence ATGTTTCAAAGTTTTAACCGGTCCGACCGCCGTATTCTCAGTTTTCCGGCGGTTCACCCCTGCGAAAGCATTTCTCCAGTGACCCTTTTAGGCTCTCTCATCGCTCTCTCCACCAGCATACTGAATTACCAATCAAAATCCTTCCCAACCCAGAAGCGAAATGCGCGGGAAACACTTCGCCAAATCGGAATTCTGTTAATCTTTTTCGAAGAAATCCAGGACCGCCGGTCGGTTCTGCCGGACTCCGTTGTCCTCTGCTTTTCCGAGCTCCATCTCGCTTTCCAGAAAATCCAGTTCCTGTTAGAAGACTGTAGTCGAGAGGGAGCTCGGCTTTGGATTCTGATGAAGTCTCAATTCGTTGCGACTCAGTTCCGGGTCTTGATTCGGGCGTTTGCGACGGCTCTTGAGGTTTTGCCATTGAATTGCATTGATTTGACGAGTGAAGTGAAGGAGTTGGTTGAACTGGTGGCCAAGCAAGCCAGGAAGGCGAGATTTGACCTCGACGCTAACGACGAATGCGCTGCCAAGGATGTTATATGGATTTTGAATCAATTCGAGAAGAGAATTGAGCCGGATATGAGTGTTGTGAAGAGGGTTCTTGATCACCTTGAGATTCGAAGCTGGAGTGAATGTAACAAGGAGATAAGATTCATGGAGGAACTGAGCTTGGAATGTGATGAAAGAGAGGTTACATTATTGAAAAGTTTAATGGGGTTGATGAGCTACTGCAGAGGAGTGATGTTCGAAGAAATAGAGTCTAGCGGCACTGATCAAACGGAGGGGAGGTGCAGCGTGGAGATGCTTAGTTGCTTGAATCCTGAAGATTTTCGATGCCCCATTTCTCTCGAGCTAATGACTGATCCAGTGACGGTATCTACGGGCCAGACTTATGATCGGTCCTCAATTCAGAAATGGCTCAGAGCTGGGAACATCATCTGTCCCAAAACAGGTGAGAAGCTGATCAACAAAGAATTGGTGCCTAATTCTGCTCTCCGAAAGCTTATCCAACAATTCTGTGAAGATCATGGCGTTTCACTAGCAAAAACAGAAACCCAGAATAGTAACGCAGCAAGGACCATTGCCGTAAACAGTCCAGCAGCCGCAGAAGCTACaagatttctttcaaaatttcttgCCAGAAGACTAGTATCTGGAACAGGCGAACAGAAAAACAAGGCTGCTTACGAGATTCGTTTGCTTGCAAAATCAAGTGTCTTCAATAGGTGTTGCTTGATCGAGGCCGGCACTGTCCCACCTCTCTTGAATCTCCTCTCTTCCACAGACGCACCCACGCAAGAGAACGCCATTGCAGCTTTACTGAAGCTCTCTAAGCATTCCAAAGGCAAGAAAGTGATCATGGACAGTGGAGGGCTGAAGTTGATACTTAAAGTTCTCAAGGTGGGACCCAGGTTAGAGTCCCGGCAGATAGCAGCTGCGACTCTGTTTTATCTAGCTTCAGTGGACAAGTACCGATCATTGATCGGAGAAACACCGGAGGCAATCCCATCTCTAGTTGAACTGATAAAAACTGGAACAACTATTGGGAAAATGCATGCAGTTGTCGCAATATTTGGACTGCTCCTATGCCGGGAGAATTGCCCCAGAGTGCTCGCAGCTGGAACCGTTCCATTGCTGGTTCATCTTTTAGCTTCTTCAGTGAAGGAAGATCTGGCAACAGAGTCATTAGCAGCTCTGGCAAAACTTTCAGAGCATATAGACGGATCACTGGCGATCCTAAGGGCCTCGGGCTTACctctaattacaaaaattctGCAATCTTCTCCATCCCGAACAGGAAAAGAGTACTGTGTCTCAATTTTGCTGTCTCTTTGCATCAATGGCAGCATAGAAGTGACAGTTGATTTAGCAAAAGACCCAACACTAATGACTTCCCTATACTCCCTTGTGACTGAAGGCACCTCACATGGCAGCAAGAAGGCCTGCTCGCTCCTCAAAATCATACATAAATTTCTGGAAACAGACTCTTCTGGTCTGAGGAGTTCACAAGTTCCACAGGAAAGGTTCCTTCGCGTCCGGTAG
- the LOC100267214 gene encoding protein DELETION OF SUV3 SUPPRESSOR 1(I) has product MATEPKAAAENVKIDLFEDDDEFEINEEWEDRAEEKVAEQWEDDWDDDDVHDDFSQQLRKELENNIKKS; this is encoded by the exons ATGGCAACGGAACCTAAGGCAGCGGCTGAGAATGTGAAAATTGACCTATTCGAAGATGATGATGAGTTTGAAATCAATGAAG AGTGGGAGGATAGGGCTGAAGAAAAAGTAGCAGAGCAATGGGAAGATGATTGGGACGATGATGATGTCCATGATGATTTTTCTCAGCAGTTAAGGAAGGAACTGGAGAATAACATCAAGAAAAGCTAA
- the LOC100262201 gene encoding UDP-glycosyltransferase 90A1, which yields MGTVSPRHFVLFPFMSQGHTIPILHLARLLHRRLLSVTVLTTPANSPSIRSSLLDTTISVVDLPFPVNIPGVPPGIESTDKLPSMSFFVPFVTATKLIQPHFEQVIASLPTVHCIISDGFLGWTQQSADKLGIPRVLFYGMSNYAMTLSSIMLREKPHAMVSSVDEVFSVPGLPWVNLTTNDFEPPFSELEPKGAHFDFVAETGVAAFKSHGMLVNSFYDLEPRFNDYWNQKIGPRAWCVGPLCLAEPPRVQTLQKPTWVQWLDEKLAQGKSVLYVAFGSQAEMAPEQLHEIAMGLERSEVAFLWVLSSKVQEKHEFVKGFEERLKKRKNGWTKGSYWHTRASRGL from the coding sequence ATGGGAACCGTTTCGCCTAGACACTTTGTCCTGTTTCCTTTCATGTCACAAGGCCACACCATCCCCATCCTCCACCTTGCTCGTCTCCTCCACCGCCGCCTCCTCTCCGTCACTGTCCTCACCACTCCCGCTAACTCTCCTTCAATCCGTTCCTCTCTCCTTGACACCACCATCTCCGTTGTTGATCTCCCCTTCCCGGTGAACATCCCTGGTGTTCCTCCTGGGATCGAAAGCACTGATAAACTGCCCTCCATGTCTTTCTTTGTTCCCTTTGTCACCGCCACCAAGCTCATCCAACCCCACTTCGAACAGGTAATCGCGTCCCTCCCGACTGTTCACTGCATCATCTCGGATGGGTTTCTAGGCTGGACTCAGCAGTCCGCGGACAAACTAGGAATTCCTAGAGTTCTTTTTTATGGTATGAGCAACTATGCTATGACCTTGTCTTCAATCATGCTTCGAGAAAAGCCACATGCGATGGTGAGTTCGGTCGACGAGGTCTTCTCTGTTCCGGGGCTCCCTTGGGTGAATCTCACAACCAACGACTTTGAGCCGCCCTTCAGTGAACTTGAACCCAAGGGTGCACACTTCGACTTCGTGGCGGAAACAGGCGTGGCTGCATTTAAGAGTCATGGCATGCTGGTCAACAGCTTCTACGATCTGGAACCAAGATTCAACGATTACTGGAACCAGAAGATTGGACCTAGAGCTTGGTGCGTCGGACCACTCTGCCTGGCGGAGCCACCAAGAGTCCAGACCCTACAAAAGCCGACGTGGGTGCAGTGGCTGGACGAGAAGTTGGCTCAAGGGAAGTCGGTGCTGTACGTGGCCTTCGGATCTCAGGCGGAGATGGCACCTGAGCAGTTGCATGAAATTGCGATGGGCTTGGAAAGATCAGAGGTGGCATTTTTGTGGGTTTTGAGTTCAAAAGTACAGGAGAAACACGAGTTTGTAAAAGGGTTTGAAGAGAGGctgaaaaagagaaagaatggGTGGACCAAAGGGAGCTACTGGCACACCAGAGCGTCAAGGGGTTTATGA